DNA from Cupriavidus necator N-1:
CATGGGCTCGATCATGGGTGCGATCCTGACCGGCTTGGGGCTGGGCGTGATCGAAGGGCTGGCCAAGGTGTTGTACCCGGAAGCATCTTCCACCGTTGTCTTCGTCATCATGGTGGTGGTGCTGTTGTTGCGCCCGGCAGGGCTGTTCGGAAAGGAGAAGTGATGAGCGGACAATCTATCGCCGCAATCGGCGTACGGCAGCAGCAGGTGGCGGGGCGCCTGCCAAAGCAGGTGATATACGGCGTGGTGCTGGCGTGCCTGCTGGCCGCGCCACTGGCCGGTGCGTATCCGGTGTTCGTGCTCAAGGTGCTGTGCTTCGCGCTGTTTGCGTGCGCCTTCAACCTGCTGATCGGCTATACCGGGCTGCTGTCGTTCGGCCATGCGGCCTTCTTCGGCGGCGCTGGCTATGCCGCCGGCCATGCCTTGAAGGTCTGGGGCGTGACCCCGGAAATCGGCCTGATCCTGGGCACCGCTGCGGGCGCGCTGATCGGCTACGTGGTGGGCTCGCTGGCCATCCGCCGGCAGGGCATCTACTTCTCGATGATCACGCTGGCGCTGGCGCAGATGCTGTTCTTTATCTGCCTGCAAGCGCCGTTCACCGGCGGCGAGGACGGCCTGCAGGGCATCCCGCGCGGCAAGCTGTTCGGGGTGCTGCCGCTGTCGGACGACCTGACGCTGTACTACGTGGCGCTGGCGATCATCGTGGCCGCCTTTGCGCTGATCGTGCGCACGGTGCATTCGCCGTTCGGGCAGATCCTGAAGGCGATCAAGGAGAACGAGCCGCGCGCGGTGTCGCTTGGCTATGACGTCGACCACTTCAAGCTGACCGCCTTCGTGCTGTCGGCGGCGCTGTCGGGGCTGGCCGGCTCGGTCAAGGCACTGGTGCTGGGCTTCGAGACGCTCAGCGACGTGCACTGGTCGATGTCCGGCATGGTGATCTTGATGACGCTGCTGGGGGGCCTCGGCACGCTCACCGGGCCGATTATCGGCGCGTTTGTTGTGATCGCGCTGGAGAACAAGCTTGGCGAACTGGGCGGCTACCTTGCGGCGGTGACGGGCATCGACTGGTTCAACGGGCTCGGTGAATCGGTGTCGATGGTGACGGGCATCATCTTCATCGTGTGCGTGCTGACCTTCCGCAAGGGGATTGTGGGGAGTTTGGGGCGCGGACCCGAATGAGGCGAAACCCGTCCATGCCCCTAGTTCTCTCCCCTCTCCCCTAAATGAGAGAGGGGGGAAAACATCTGCAAGTTCAGGCTCAGGCCTTGGCCAATGCCAGCGACGCACCCGGCGCGACTGCCAGCTTCGCGCCGAGATGCTGGTAGACAATCCCCGCCACCATATCCGCAGTCACCGCCGACAAGGTCCACCCCAGGTGCCCGTGCCCGGTGTTGTAGAAGATGCATGCCGTCCGCCCGCGCCCCACACGCGGCAGCATATCCGGCATCATCGGCCGCAGCCCGGCCCAAGGCACCACGCTGCGCGTGCTGACGCCGGGGAAGCACTGCTGCACCCATTCCACCAGCGGGCGGATGCGGTCGGCGCGGATATCGCGGTTGTAGCCATTGAACTCGGCAGTGCCGGCCACGCGGAAGCGGTCGTCGCCCAGGCGGCTGGTGACCAGCTTGGTTTCGTCGTCGAGCAGGCTCACCACCGGTGCCGCGGCGCGGCTGGCTTCGTCGGTCAGGTTGACCGTGATCGAATAGCCCTTGACCGGATAGATGTTGACGCGGTCGCCCAGCCCCGCGGCCAGTGCGCGGCTGGCGGTGCCGGCGCAGATCACGGCGCCGTCGAAGGTGGAGCTGGCCGTGTCGGCGCCGTCCTGAACGGTCACGGTGGCGCGCCTGCCGTCGGTCTTCACCGCCCGCACGTCCTGGCCGTACAGGCAGCGCACGCCTAGCCGATCGATGGCCGCGGCCAGGCCGCTGGTGAACTTGTGGATGTCGCCGGTGGAATCGCTCTCGGTGAAATAGCCGCCATAGTAGGACCCGGCCAGCGTCGGCTCGATCGCGCGCATCTCCTCGGGCGTCACGGCGCGGCGCTCCAGCCCGCCCTGCGCCAGCAGCGCTGAGACCCGGCCGGCATGGTCGAAGCCGGCCTTGTCGCGGTAGATATGGAGGATGCCTTCCTTCTTCAGGTCGAAATCGATGCCTTCCTGCGCCGCCCAGTCGAACAGGTGCTCACGCGCGGCGATGGCCAGGCGCGCGGTCTCGATGGTGTTACGGCGGTAGTGGGGGATCGCGGCGATGAACTCGGCGAACCAGGACAGCTTGTGCCAGCTGGGCCGGGGATTGAGTAGCAGCGGGGCGTCGTTGCGCAGCATCCATTTCATGCCCTTGACGATGGTCGACCAGTGGGTCCAGACCTCGGCGTTGGAGGCCGACAACTGGCCGCCGTTGGCGAACGAGGTCTCCATGGCGGCATAGCGGTGCCGCTCGAACAGCGTGACGGAGAATCCGCGCCGGGCCAGCGCGTAGGCCGTGGTGACACCCGTGATGCCACCGCCGATGACAGCGATTGATTTCATGATCTGCAGGTTCCAGGAACGTCGATGGTGGGAGCCCGGACGCAATATGCGTGGCGGACGCCCCCTCTGTTCTGGACCTGAGAGATTCACGACACCCGGCCGCCAGGGCGGGGTACGCTTGCTCCTTCGGTATGCCGGCGGACGATAGCGTCCGGCATTCTTCAGAGTGCACTGACTGGTGATGCCGGTCCTTTTGCCTGAGAGTTTCCGGGGCGGTTGCTCCTTCGGCGCTGTGCGCGGCGGGCGCCGCGATAGTCTCTCCCTGCATCACATTGGCTTGACGCCAATCAGGGCAATGTAGTGACAAGGTCCGACGTTGGATATGCGGGTTAACACTTAGGCGGCCTGCCGCCCGCGTCGCTATGTCGCATCGGCCTGCGTCCCCATGCCCCATAAAATGTCAGCGCTCGCTCTCGGGGAGAAGCGCCGTATGCTGCGCTCAGGTGGAGTGAGCCAAAAAAAAAGACGACAACAAGGCTTTCCAGTGAAGAAAAATCGCATTGCACTGGCCGTTTCGGCGGTACTGATGGGCCCCGCCGTCGCCGCCGCCCAGGTGGTGGACGCGCTCGAGCCGCTGCAGGAGGTGGTGGTCTCGGCCAAGTCGGAGCGCGGCGAGACGCCGGCCATACCGCCCAACACGCCCTCGCCGGCCTACGGCATCAGCAGCCGCCGCATGGCCGACTTCAATGTGGTGAACACGGAAGACGCCCTCAAATACGCGCCCAACCTCGCCGTACGCAAGCGCTTCATCGGCGATATGAACTCGATCATCTCGGTGCGCAGCACCAGTTCGCGCCAGTCGGCGCGGGGGCTGGTCTATGCGGACGGCCTGCTGCTGTCCAACCTGCTGGGATCGGACTTCAGCTTCCCGCCGCGCTGGTCGCTGGTCAACAGCGCTGAGATCGAGCGCATGGATGTGCTGTACGGCCCGTATTCGGCGCTGTATCCCGGCAACTCGCTGGGTGCGACGGTGCTGATCACCACGCGCACGCCGGAGAAGTTCGAGGGCGATGCCAGCGTGCAGCTGTTCACGCAGCGCTTCAGCCTGTACGGCACGCACGACAACTTCAACGGGGTCCACGCCAACGCCTATGTGGGCGACCGCGTCGGCCCGTTCTCGTGGCTGGTCAGCGTGGACCGGCAGGACAGCAAGAGCCAGCCGCTGAGCTTCTATACCGCGGCGCGCTCCACGGCCCGTGCCACTTCCGCCGACAAGCCGGTCACCGGCGCCCACTTCGACCAGGACCAGACCGGCCGCGACCGCGTGGTGATGGGCGTGAACAGCGAGGGCGTCACGCATACCGTGCAGGACCAGCTCAAGCTCAAGCTTGGCTACGACATCACCAATACCCTGCAGGCGCAGTTCACTGCCGCCTACTGGCAACAGGACCGCTCCAGCGCCACGGGCAGCTACCTGCGCGATGCCAGTGGCAACGTGGTGTCGAACGGTCCAGTGAATATCGGCGGCTACGAGTATGTGATTCCCGCCAACGCCTTTGCCCCGAGCAATGGCGAGGACGCGCGCTGGCTCTATGGCCTGTCGCTGCGCACGCGCAACGAGACCGGCTGGAATTTCTCGGGCGTGGCGTCGCTGTTCGACGTCAGCAAGGACATCAGCCGCAGCGCCAACACCGTTGGCAGCGGGCCGGGCACGGTGACCTATGGCGACGGCACCGGCTGGCGCACGCTCGACCTGAAGGCCGACTACCGCCCGCAGCAGCTGCAGGGCGGGCACTGGGTCACGTTCGGCTATCACTACGACAACTACCGGCTGAGCAACACCACCTACAACACCTCGGACTGGCAGGCGGCCACCATCACCGCCTTCAACAACGCCTTTGCCGGCAAGACCGAGACCCAGGCGCTGTATGCGCAGGACGCCTGGTACTTTGCCGAGGACTGGAAGCTGATCCCCGGCGTGCGCTACGAACACTGGCGTGCCTATGACGGCAGCCGCAGCCAGCCCGGCGCGGATATCGGCTACCCGGTGCGCAGCGAATCCAACTGGTCGCCCAAGCTGGCGCTGGAGAAGGCCTTCGGGCAGGACTGGCTGGGCCGGTTGTCGCTGGGCCAGGCCTATCGCTACCCGACTGTCAGCGAGCTGTTCCAGGGCCGCATCACCGGGACCGCGCTGATCAACAACGATCCCAACCTGCGGCCAGAGCGGTCGTTCTCGAAGGACTTGACCTTCGAGCGCACGTTGGATTCGTCGTACTTCCGGGTCTCGGTGTATGAGGACGATATCCGCGATGCCCTGGTCAGCCAGACCAACACCACGGTATTCCCGACTGTCACCAGTTTCCAGAACGTCGACCGCGTGCGCACCCGCGGCATCGAGCTGGCCTATGACGCGCGCGATGTGTTCGTCAGCGGCTTTGACCTGTCGGCCAGCGGGGCCTACAACCATTCGAAGACGCTTGAGAACGCCAACAACCCGGCCTCGGTGGGCAAGTACTTCTACCGCATCCCCAAGTGGCGGGCCAACCTGATGGGAACCTATCGCATCACGCCGGCCTGGGCCGGCACGCTGGCCATGACCTATTCGGGGCGGCAGTACAATACGCTCGACAATTCCGACGTCAATCCCGACACCTTCGGCGGCACCAGCAGCTTCCTGACCTTTGACGTCAAGGTGACGTACAGGCCCGCGAAGAACGTGCGCCTCGGGCTTGGCATCGACAACCTCACCGACCAGCGCTACTACGTCTACCACCCGTATCCGGGCCGGACGTTCTACGCCGAGGCGAAACTTTCCTTCTGAGCACGTGAACAGGCTGACCACACCCATGCAAGGCGTTTGCCCCAGTTTCCGTCTGATCGTTGCCGGGCTGATGGCCTGCGCCGCGCTGGCCGCGACCGCGCAAACGCACGGCGATCACGCCGGCCACGGCAGCCAGGCCAAGACCGCGAAGATGAGCGAGCTGGGCACCGGCGCGGCCTTCGATCGCGAGGGCAAGCTGTGGGTCGCCTACAAGGACGGCCCTTACGTCGCGGTACGTGCATCGACCGACTACGGCCGCAGCTTCGGGCCGGCGCAGCATGTCAACAGCGTGCCGGAGCAGGTTGCCGCCGATCACGAAAGCCGGCCCAAGGTGGCCGCGGGGCGCGACGGCGAGATCTACGTCACCTGGACCCAGCCGCTGCCCAAGCCGTGGACCGGCTTTATCCGCTTTGCGCGCTCCACCGATGGCGGCAAGTCGTTTGCCGAACCGCTGACGGTGCATGCCAACCGCGACCAGATCGCACACCGCTTCGACGCCATCGCGGTGGACAACGCCGGGCGCGTCTTCGTCAGCTGGATCGACAAGCGCGACGTGGTTGCCTCCGAGGCGCGCAAGCAGCCGTACACCGGCGCCGCGGTCTACTACGCGGTCTCGGCCGACCAGGGCAAGACCTTCCAGGGCGACTACAAGATCGCCGACCAGTCGTGCGAATGCTGCCGCATCGCGCTGTCGCCCACGCCTGACGGCAAGATGCTGGCGCTGTGGCGCCATGTATTCCCGCCCAACGCGCGCGACCACGCGCTGGCGCTGCTGGGCACCGACGGCAGGGCCACGCCGATGCAGCGCGCCACCTTCGACGACTGGCGCATCGACGCCTGCCCGCACCACGGCCCCGGCGCTTCGGTGGCGCCCGATGGCACGGTGCATATGGTCTGGTTCAACGTGCGCGAAGGCAAGCCCACGGTCTCGGTGGGGCGCTGGAAGGACGGCAAGCTGCTGGCACAGCGCCCGCTGGACGACCCGCGCGCGCAGCATGCCGATATCGTCGCGCTGAAGGACAACGAGATCGCGGTGACATGGAAATCGTTCGACGGCCAGCAGACACGCCTGTCGGCGATGTTGTCGCAAGACGGCGGCAAGACCTGGCAGACGCGCAAGCTTGCCGGCACGGAGCGCGACTCGGACCAGCCGCACTTGCTGCAGCATGCGGGCCGCGCCTACGTGCTGTGGCGTACCGAGGCCGAGGGCTTCCAGGTGTTCCCGCTGGGCAAGGAGGGCGCATGATGCCATCCCGCCGCAAGCTGCTCGCCGCTGCCGTCCTGACCCTGGCGATGACTGCCGCCAATGCCGGCAGTGCGCCGGCCGAGCGCGTCGCCGTGTTCGCATCGGCCACCCAGCTGGCAGCCAGCCAGCAGGGCAAGCCCTTTGTGCTGGTGGTGTGGTCGCTCGACTGCGTCTATTGCAAGCGCAACTTCGACGCCATCGGCAAGCTGCGCGCGCAGCACCGGGACCTGCGCGTCGTCACGCTGGCGACGGACAACCCCGACGCGCTGCCACAGGTGCAGCAACTGCTCCAGCGCGTCAGGCTGACGCGCAACGCGTGGGTGTTCGGGCACGAGCCGCAGGAGCGGTTGCGCTATGCGGTCGATCCGGACTGGATGGGCGAGATGCCGCGCACCTACTTCTATCGCGCCGATGGCCAGCGGCAGGGCGTGTCCGGCGTGATCAGCGACGCCGACTGGGGCAAGCACCTGCGCTGGGCCGGCATCGCCGGCTGAGGCTGCGCCGGGAGCGGCTGCCCGTTCAATCCGGCTTGATCCCCGCGCGCGCAATGATCGGCTTCCAACGCTGCTGTTCCTGCGCGATAAAGCGCGAGAACTCCGCCGGCGTGTCGCCCACCACAATCGCCGCATCCGCGCTCAGGCGCTCGACCGACGACTTGCTCTTCACAGCTTTCGCGGTGGCGTCCGCCAGCTTGTCGGCGGCCGCCTGGGGCAGAGACGCCGGTGCCAGCAGGCCATACCATTGCGTCATTTCGAAGCCGGGATAGCCTTGTTCGGCAACCGTCGGCACGTCAGGCAGCTGGGGAATGCGCTGGGTCGTGCCGGTGGCGATGCAGCGCAACTTGCCGGCCTTGATGAACTGGATGATCGCCGGTGCGCCGACGGCGGCCGCGTCCAGCCGCCCCGACAGCAGGTCGGTGATCTGCGGGCCGCTGCCGCGATACGGCACATGGGTGATGAAGGTGCCGGTCGCGGCCTTCAGGTATTCAAAGGCCAGGTGGCCGGCGCTGCCGTTGCCGGCCGAACCGTAGTTCAGCTTGCCGGGTTTGCTCTTGGCCAGCGCCACGAACTCCTTCAGGTTCTTCGCGGGCACGTCGGGGTGGACCACATACAGGCTCGGCACCTTCGACAGCAGCGAGATCGCGCGGAAATCCTTGATGGGGTCGTAGGGCAGCTTCGGGAAGATAAACGGATTGACCGCCAGCGTGCCGATATGGCCGAGGATCAGCGTGTGGTTGTCATCGGCGCGCGCGACTTCGCCCATCGCGATATTGCCGGCCGCGCCGGGCTTGTTCTCGACGAAGACTGACACGCCAAGCAGCTTGGTCAGCTCCGCCGCGGTGGAGCGCGCCACGATCTCCGAGCTGCCGCCCGGCGCGAACGGCACCACCAGCCGGATCGGCTTGGCCGGCCAGGCCTGGGCACGCGCCAGCGTTGGCGCCAGCGCGCACGCGCCCAACGCGGCGGTGGTCTTGAGCAGATGGCGGCGAAGGGGATTGATCGAGGTCATGTTTTTCTCCTGAAGGTTCTGTAGCTGGGCCGTGGTGGGGCAGGGGCGGTGCTGGCGGGTGCTATTCGGGCTTGATGTTGCCGTCCCGGATGACCTTGGCCCATAGCCGGGTCTGCCCGTCGATGAATTGCCGTGCCTGTGCTGGCGGCGCAGCCACGACCTCGCCGCCCAGCTCGGCCACGCGTTGCCGGATCTCGGGGCTGGTCATGACTTTCTGCAGGGCGTCAGCGAGCTTCGCTGCGATCGGGTCCGGCGTTGCGGCGGGCAGGAAAGCCGCGTTCCATTCATAGACCTCGTAGCTCGCCACGCCGGCTTCCTGCATGGTGGGCACGGACGGCAATGCCTGGGTGCGGGCATGGCTGGTCACTGCCAGCGGCTTGAGCTTGCCGGCCTTGATGTGCTGCAGGCTCGACGCCACGTTGGCAAAGAACAGCGGCACCTGGCCGGCGATGACATCGGTCATGGCGGGGCCGCCGCCCTTGTAGGGCACATGCAGTAGGTCGACTCCCGCGCGCTGTTCGAACAGCACGCCCGCCAGATGCTGCGCCGAGCCATTGCCCGAGGACGCAAAGGCGACCGAGCCTGGCTTTTGCCTGGCCATGGCCATGACGTCGCTGACCTTGCTGGCAGGGAAGCTCGCCGTGGCCACCAGCACATTGGGATAGCGCGCCAGCACGCCGACCGGCCGGAAGGCCTTGTCCGGATCGTAGGGCAGGCGCGGATAGAGGCTGGGATTCACCGCATACGAGGAGGCATCGACCATCATCGTGTAGCCGTCCGGCGCCGCCTTGGCGACATAGGCTGCACCGATCTGCCCACCGGCACCCGGGCGGTTCTCGACGATCACGGTCTGGCCCAGCTCGCGCCCGAGACCCGGGGCGATCAGCCGTGCCATCAGGTCCGCGCCGCCGCCCGGCGGATACGTCACCACGATCGTGATGGGGCGTGCCGGCCAGGCCGCGGCGGTGTCGGCGGCCTGCACCAGCGTGGTGGTGGTGATCATGGCAGCGATCGTGGCGGCGATCGCGTGGCGTGCGTGCATGGGTCTGTCTCCTCGGGTGCGGTCCGTCAGCGGACGTCCGCGGTATAGCGAAAGGCAAAGGCGTCGCCCCGCGTCAGCCGGTATTCGATGCAGCTGCCGCCCAGGTCGAAGGCATGCCGGGTCACGACCGCGCACGGGTGCGCATCCGGCAAGTCCAGCAAGGCGGCCTCGTCTGCTGCTAGCGTGCGGAAGGTCACTTCATCAACGGCGCGATGGACCGTAATGCCGCAGGCGCTGCCCAGCAGCGGGTAGAGCAGGTCGCCCCATTGCACCGGCGGGAGTTGCTGCAGGGCCTCGCAGCGCGGCAGCGGCAGCCAGATCGATTCCAGCAGCCGGGGCGTGTCATCCAGCCAGCGGCGGCGTGAAATTGCCAGCCCGCGTGCACCCGTCGGCAGCCCGAAGCGGGTTGCCATGGCCTTGTCCAGGCGCACGGCGCGGCACGACAGGATTTCCGAGCGCGGCACCGCCGGCGCGCCATCGGCGCCGCCGAAGCGGAAAAACCGCATCAGGCTGGCCCCGCTCAGTCCCTTGCGCACGAAGGTGCCCTTGCCCTGCACGCGCTCCAGCAGGCCCTGCTGGACCAGCACGGCGATGGCCTGCCGGATGGTGCCCAGCGCGATGCCGAACTCCTTGGCCAGCGCGCCTTCCGCAGGAATGGCGCTGCCGGGCGCCCACGCGCCCGAAACGATCCTTGCCTGCAGTTCCGCCGCAATCTGGCCGTAGCGGCTCAGGCCCGCGGCGGTGGTTGTAGTCTGGAACAGCGCGTTGTCTGGCATGCCGAACCCGTGCTAAATTGATGTCAATGCCGATGTCCTCTAGAGGACTAGAATACTGACGCGGGTTCGGATGCCATATCCGGATATACCCGCGCCACTGAGCCGCGCCACGGAGGGACTGACTGATGAGCAAGCGCGCATTGCCGCTGGTGGATACCCACTTCCACGTCTTCGATGCCGGAGTGGCCGCGCCATCGGCCCGCTACCGGCCGCCCTATGCCGCCGACCTGAAGGGCTGGCACGTCCGGCTTGCAGAACTCGGAGAGCTGTATGGGGTAGTGGTGCAGCCCAGCTTTCTCGGCACCGACAATGCGGCGCTGCTGGCCGCGCTGCAGGCCATGCCCGGGCGCTTGCGCGGCGTCGCGGTGGTCGACCCGGAAGTGACGGACCAGGAACTGGCCACATTGCACGGCGCCGGCGTGCGGGGCATCCGCCTGAACCTGTATGGCGATCCGGACTGGCTGCGCATTGCCACCGCGCCGTGGCGCGGGCTGTTCTCCCGGATCGCCGGGCTGGGCTGGCATGTCGAACTCCATACCAGCAACGGCGATGGCGCCATGGTGCTGGCGCAGCTTGACGCGGCCCTTGGCGATGCCGGCGCGCCGGTCGTGCTTGACCACTTTGGCCGGCCCGGCCCCGCAGGAACCGCGGATGCGATCTTCGACGTGGCCACTGCCGTGCGCGCGCGCCGCCAGGTCTGGGTGAAGATCAGCGCGCCGTACCGGCTTGCATCCCCTCAGGACTGGCACGGGCTTGCGCAGCGATGGCGCGAAGTCGTGGGCGATGACCGCTTGCTGTGGGGCAGCGACTGGCCATGGACCAATCACGAGGCGCCGGCTCGGGTCGACGAGTGCCGGATGCTTGCCGCATGGCCGGGACAAGGGGCGTCCGGTGACAGCGAGGAGGCCGGCGCGGCCTTGTCCGCTGCGCTCCGGTGGCGCAACGCCGCAGCGTTGTACGGGTTTGCGGTGAAGGGATAGCGGGCGACTTGCGCCGCCGGCGTCAGTCCAGCGCGAGCACCGCGGGAATCGCCTCCACCAGCAGATCGATCGTCACCCTCAGCTTGTGCGGCAGGAAACGGGTGCGCGGCCACACCAGGTGCAGCGGGGTCCGGATGACGGAGGCTTGCGGCAGTACGCGCACCAGCGTGCCCTGGTCCAGCGGCTGCCGCACCAGCCACAACGGGACATTGACCAGGCCCGCGCCACGTATGGCTGCGGCGGCGATGGTGTCGATATCGTCAAAGCCGAGACGGTGCGCCAGTTCCGGCCGCGCGATATTGCCGTCGGGACCGGCAAGTGACCAGGGCACGGACTCGCCGCCATGCATGTAGACGAGGCAGCGGTGCGAGGCCAGGTCGGCAATGCTGGCCGGCGTGCCATGCTTGCGCAGGTACCCGGGCGCGGCGCAGAGCACCATCGCCTGCATGCCCAGCGGACGTGCCACCAGCATGTCGCTGTCCGGCAGGCGCCCGCTGCGGATGGCCAGGTCGATGCCGTCGTCAGCAAAGTCGACCAGCCGGTCGGTGAAATTCCCTTCCAGCCGCAACTGCGGATGACGGTCCGCCAGCTCCAGCAGCAGCGGCGCCACATGGTGGCGGCCGAACACCACCGGGGCGCTCACGCGAACCCGGCCGGCCGCTTCCCTGCGCCCGGCTTCGAGCATGAGCTGGGCGGCATCCAGGTCTTCCAGCGCCTGGGCACAGCGTTCATAAAAGGCCTGGCCGTCGTCGGTCAGCGCCAGGCTGCGCGTGGTGCGCACGAACAGGCGCGTGCCGACGCGTGCCTCAAGCCGGGCGATGGCCTTGCCGATGGCCGAGCGCGTCAGCCCCAGGCGCGCCGCGGCCTGGGCAAAGCTGCCGGCCTCCGCGGCGGCCACGAAGGCGGAGATCCCGGCCAGCCGGTCATGGGTAATTGGTTCCATAGGATCTACATGGGAAGGACATCGATTGCCCAATGGATCTGTCAGGGAATCAGTATAGTGGGTTCACCGTTTTCAACAGACCGGAGTACCCCATGACGTCCTCCATGCAACGCTGGCAACTGTCCGCTTTCGGCCGCAACAACCTGCGTCGCGTCGACGCGCCCATTCCCGTGCCCGGTCCCGGCGAGGTGCTCGTGCGGGTCCATGCAGTGGCCCTGAACTACCGCGACCTGCTGATCATCCAGGACGGCATGGGCATGCCCGTGCAGCCGCCGCTGGTTCCCGGGTCGGACATGCGCGGCGAGGTGGTGGCGATTGGCGAAGGTGTAGCCGACTTTGCCCCTGGCGACGCCGTGATCAGCACCTTCTTCACCGGCTGGCTCGATGGCGTTCAGCCGCGCCGCAGCATGCCGCTGGGCGTGCCTGGTCCCGGCATGCTTTCGGAGTACGTGGTGCTGGCAGAAGATTCGCTGGTGTCGGCCCCGCGCACGCTCGACGCCGCGCAGGCCAGCACCCTGACCTGCGCCGGCCTGACGGCCTGGCAAGCCCTGGCCGAGGCCACGGTGACGCGGCCCGGCGACACCGTCGTGGTGATCGGCACCGGCGGCGTGGCCCTGTTTGCCGTGCAGATCGCCCGCGCACAGGGTGCGCGCGTGATCGTGGTGTCCGGCAGCGACGACAAGCTGGCGCGCGTGCAGGAGCTGGGCGCGGCGCATGGCGTCCATCGCGGCCGCACCGCTGACTGGCCGGCTGCCGTGCGCGAGCTGACCGGCGGCCGCGGTGCCGACCATATGCTGGAACTGGCTGGCGGAGACAACTTCGGCCGGTCGCTGGCCGCGCTGGCGCAGGGCGGCCGGATCTCGGTGATCGGCAACCTTCAGGGCGATGAGCTGCGCGCCAGCGTCTATCCGGTGCTGCATGGCCGCGTGACCGTGCAGGGGATCGGCGTGTCGCACCGGCGCGCGCTGCAGGACCTGGTGCGTGCCGTGGACTGGCTGGGGCTGCGCCCGGTGATCGAGCGCGAGTATGACTTCGGGGACTTGCCCGCGGCGCTCGACCACCTGGAACGCGGGGCCTTCGGCAAGGTGGTGGTGCGGCTGCGCTGAGGCGCGGGCCGGACTGCTATTTGCGAGCCTTGCCGCGCGCGCTCTTTTTGGCCGCGGCGGCGCGCGCCGCTTCTTTCTCG
Protein-coding regions in this window:
- a CDS encoding branched-chain amino acid ABC transporter permease, producing MSGQSIAAIGVRQQQVAGRLPKQVIYGVVLACLLAAPLAGAYPVFVLKVLCFALFACAFNLLIGYTGLLSFGHAAFFGGAGYAAGHALKVWGVTPEIGLILGTAAGALIGYVVGSLAIRRQGIYFSMITLALAQMLFFICLQAPFTGGEDGLQGIPRGKLFGVLPLSDDLTLYYVALAIIVAAFALIVRTVHSPFGQILKAIKENEPRAVSLGYDVDHFKLTAFVLSAALSGLAGSVKALVLGFETLSDVHWSMSGMVILMTLLGGLGTLTGPIIGAFVVIALENKLGELGGYLAAVTGIDWFNGLGESVSMVTGIIFIVCVLTFRKGIVGSLGRGPE
- a CDS encoding D-amino acid dehydrogenase encodes the protein MKSIAVIGGGITGVTTAYALARRGFSVTLFERHRYAAMETSFANGGQLSASNAEVWTHWSTIVKGMKWMLRNDAPLLLNPRPSWHKLSWFAEFIAAIPHYRRNTIETARLAIAAREHLFDWAAQEGIDFDLKKEGILHIYRDKAGFDHAGRVSALLAQGGLERRAVTPEEMRAIEPTLAGSYYGGYFTESDSTGDIHKFTSGLAAAIDRLGVRCLYGQDVRAVKTDGRRATVTVQDGADTASSTFDGAVICAGTASRALAAGLGDRVNIYPVKGYSITVNLTDEASRAAAPVVSLLDDETKLVTSRLGDDRFRVAGTAEFNGYNRDIRADRIRPLVEWVQQCFPGVSTRSVVPWAGLRPMMPDMLPRVGRGRTACIFYNTGHGHLGWTLSAVTADMVAGIVYQHLGAKLAVAPGASLALAKA
- a CDS encoding TonB-dependent receptor, which translates into the protein MLRSGGVSQKKRRQQGFPVKKNRIALAVSAVLMGPAVAAAQVVDALEPLQEVVVSAKSERGETPAIPPNTPSPAYGISSRRMADFNVVNTEDALKYAPNLAVRKRFIGDMNSIISVRSTSSRQSARGLVYADGLLLSNLLGSDFSFPPRWSLVNSAEIERMDVLYGPYSALYPGNSLGATVLITTRTPEKFEGDASVQLFTQRFSLYGTHDNFNGVHANAYVGDRVGPFSWLVSVDRQDSKSQPLSFYTAARSTARATSADKPVTGAHFDQDQTGRDRVVMGVNSEGVTHTVQDQLKLKLGYDITNTLQAQFTAAYWQQDRSSATGSYLRDASGNVVSNGPVNIGGYEYVIPANAFAPSNGEDARWLYGLSLRTRNETGWNFSGVASLFDVSKDISRSANTVGSGPGTVTYGDGTGWRTLDLKADYRPQQLQGGHWVTFGYHYDNYRLSNTTYNTSDWQAATITAFNNAFAGKTETQALYAQDAWYFAEDWKLIPGVRYEHWRAYDGSRSQPGADIGYPVRSESNWSPKLALEKAFGQDWLGRLSLGQAYRYPTVSELFQGRITGTALINNDPNLRPERSFSKDLTFERTLDSSYFRVSVYEDDIRDALVSQTNTTVFPTVTSFQNVDRVRTRGIELAYDARDVFVSGFDLSASGAYNHSKTLENANNPASVGKYFYRIPKWRANLMGTYRITPAWAGTLAMTYSGRQYNTLDNSDVNPDTFGGTSSFLTFDVKVTYRPAKNVRLGLGIDNLTDQRYYVYHPYPGRTFYAEAKLSF
- a CDS encoding sialidase family protein, translated to MQGVCPSFRLIVAGLMACAALAATAQTHGDHAGHGSQAKTAKMSELGTGAAFDREGKLWVAYKDGPYVAVRASTDYGRSFGPAQHVNSVPEQVAADHESRPKVAAGRDGEIYVTWTQPLPKPWTGFIRFARSTDGGKSFAEPLTVHANRDQIAHRFDAIAVDNAGRVFVSWIDKRDVVASEARKQPYTGAAVYYAVSADQGKTFQGDYKIADQSCECCRIALSPTPDGKMLALWRHVFPPNARDHALALLGTDGRATPMQRATFDDWRIDACPHHGPGASVAPDGTVHMVWFNVREGKPTVSVGRWKDGKLLAQRPLDDPRAQHADIVALKDNEIAVTWKSFDGQQTRLSAMLSQDGGKTWQTRKLAGTERDSDQPHLLQHAGRAYVLWRTEAEGFQVFPLGKEGA
- a CDS encoding TlpA family protein disulfide reductase: MMPSRRKLLAAAVLTLAMTAANAGSAPAERVAVFASATQLAASQQGKPFVLVVWSLDCVYCKRNFDAIGKLRAQHRDLRVVTLATDNPDALPQVQQLLQRVRLTRNAWVFGHEPQERLRYAVDPDWMGEMPRTYFYRADGQRQGVSGVISDADWGKHLRWAGIAG
- a CDS encoding Bug family tripartite tricarboxylate transporter substrate binding protein, encoding MTSINPLRRHLLKTTAALGACALAPTLARAQAWPAKPIRLVVPFAPGGSSEIVARSTAAELTKLLGVSVFVENKPGAAGNIAMGEVARADDNHTLILGHIGTLAVNPFIFPKLPYDPIKDFRAISLLSKVPSLYVVHPDVPAKNLKEFVALAKSKPGKLNYGSAGNGSAGHLAFEYLKAATGTFITHVPYRGSGPQITDLLSGRLDAAAVGAPAIIQFIKAGKLRCIATGTTQRIPQLPDVPTVAEQGYPGFEMTQWYGLLAPASLPQAAADKLADATAKAVKSKSSVERLSADAAIVVGDTPAEFSRFIAQEQQRWKPIIARAGIKPD